In the Neodiprion virginianus isolate iyNeoVirg1 chromosome 2, iyNeoVirg1.1, whole genome shotgun sequence genome, CAAAAACAAATACAACTGCATTGTATACGAGCTCACCAGAATAGTTCGTGCGAGCGAAGCAGTCGCGCAGTTACTGATTAAATGTTGATGATCGTCAGCTGAGAACCACGAATAGATTGTTCGTATTTCAGTTATATCAGCGACGCCtgagttattattttcataacttGTACCAAACTCCGTTATTCAGGCATACACTGTCAATGATAAGAATGCCTTGTGTGACATGTGCGTCTGTTTTTCTAGTTGCAAGCCAAGCTACGGAGTTTCAATAAATGTTTTCGCGACGCGATGTCCGCTTGACAATATGTAAGTCACACCGTATTCCTTTCATTTGCATACCGAAAGATGATCGAGGGAGAAGGGAAGGGGGCGCGGTCAGGTGTTAACGGAAAAATTATGCTAACGAACGAGTGGAGACGATTAGatgagacaaaaaaatatctgcaCGGCTTAAAGCATCAGTCTTTATTTCTTCGCTTAACACACCGAAGTTCACTATCGCCCAAGTCAATTTGTATCTGAGcaaatgttttgtttttagtttCTGGCACAAATGCGAGAACAAAGAAGAACGCGAGAAGGCAGGAGCCAGTAAAGAAGTAATAAACGACGTATATCCCGAGATGATCACCGATTACTTGATAAAGCTTCGAAATAGTGGATCCCAAAATACCGTCGGTGACAGTGATCGTGGCGCCCGCGATGCCCTTGACGTTTGTTGGGAAAAGTTCACCAATCAAAGAGTTCGTCAGAGTTCCCAAGCCTATTTGGTACGCAATTTGGAAGAGGATTACGTCCAGAATTGGGATCCAGTTGACAACCGAAATGTCGATCGAAGTCCGGGTTTCCAGGAGTATGTAAGTCGCAAGGATGCCCAGAGTCGTGGTTGTGCCCAGAGTCGAGGCAAACAGGAGTGGCCTTCTACCCGCCTTCTCCACCGTGTAGGTCGACAAGGTGCAAGAGACCAGGCTCACCGCCAAGACGATGCATGTCGCAAGGTCGGGGTCGAGGGCTATGTGAGCGTCCTTGAAGAGATCCTCCAAGTAGGAAGTAGTGGTGAAGGACCCGCTCAGTTGTTGGGCGGCGATCAAACCGATGACGATGAAAAGAGCCCGGCGATTGTTGGGTCGACGCAGCTCTGATAGCTTTTCCCGAAAGCTCTGTCTGTCTATGTTCTCGTTTATGTTTCGTAAAATAAAGTCGAGCTCCTCCCTGACTTCCACCTCATCCTGGATGCccttgaaaaatttgatggCTGCCATAGCCTCCTCGTATCTTCCCTTCGCTGCCAGGTGATATGGGCTCTCAGGAAACCAGATGAATGTTgccaaaaataaaatcggGACCGAAAGAAGTATCATTGTCAGGACCTGTATGGACGCCCAGTATCCGACTACACAGGCGAATAATGAACCTGTGAACACGTTCGTGGCTATCAAGGTTCCAAGAGCACCGCGAATGTTTATGTCGGCAACCTCGGAAACGTACATCGGGTTTACCGTGTACGAAACGCCGACTCCGATGCCAAGGATCAGCCTAGCCACGTAGTACGTTGTCACGCTTCGGGCAAAGATCACGGTTACCCAGCCAATAATAAAGTAAAGAACAGATATCAGCAGAGTCTTTTTCCGGCCGATACTATCAGCCATAGCAGCTCCGATGAACGGTCCTATCATTGACCCCACGACAGTCAAAGACAGAAGCCAGCCTCCTTCGTCAGTCGTAAAATGCACCTGAGCTTCGGGACTTGTAAGACGGGAAATGCATGTCGTGTACCACCCGTAGACAGTGCCAGCGGAGATCATCGACATCGTTGCTGTAAACGTAAACTGATATAGAATTTAATTCGTGGTGAGAGCTGATGAAATCAAGTCGCGTAGTTCGGTTCAAGTTTTAGGGTGTGATTAGTTATTGAAATGGATCTATAAGTCGAACTTGGATGgtacaatttttgattttgaaactGTACATAATCCAGCACACTTACCAGTGATGCTGCCCATCCATTGCTTCCACTGAGTTCTCCCGTTTGGGTCGGTTTTGTGCTGGCAAGAACCAGTTATCTCCGTCCTATCGACCTTAagaagaaaagttttattcTACTATAGGTCAGATAAgcatagtttaaaaaattctatgatGCTGCAATCGGATCTCGACGACCTTTTTTAATCAAGTATCGCAGTGTGACAATCGCCACAATTCGTCTCATCGGGTTTTGAATCAACATCGCGATATACAATTAGCATTGATATAATAGCCCGAGGAGCCGTAAGATACAGCATATAAAACATATGATACATCACAATATCATCCATTCTTGAAAACAAGAGGATCGGGTTTCAAGTTCGGATCAATTTCACAGGTCGAGTTTGAACGTTAGTTCCATACTATGAGATGCACAAATTTAATAGAAACGCGTAAGTAATTAGATCTTGTTTAAATGAGATTGACATTACCATATCGTGTATCAACCGAACAGTCAATGAAACGTTGCGTTAAACAATTGAAACGATAAACGTGAATGGAAAAACGGCGACGCGAACTGCGGACGAAGGAAATGGAACGTGAAAATAGCGCGCGTGTCGTTAAATCACTGGGAAGCTTAGACGACTCGAAACGCTGGATGATTCTACTCGAAGAGCTAGCTGTTGTTTTTCGCCCCTTCGGCGTCTTTCCCGTCCTCTCACAACTCTTCGTTTCTTGGGATTCTCCTCGGCCTGGTAGGTTCACCAAAATAATCTCCGACTTCTCGCGCGCATGTTCCTTGCAACGACGTCCCGATATACACGCACGGAACACTCGATGAACAGGCGGGTCAGTCACCTctgggatatttttttaattcttacaTATTGACAGCGGTTGACAAGTTCGATTTTTGTGTCAAAccaatattcaaatatttcaagattCGTGCGGCTAATCGCAGTTGAAAATTTCCTGTATCGTTAGCACAATTTTTAACCGGTAAACACGCGGAACACTGATATCAAAAATGACTTCAACCATATACCCAACTCATCTCACGTTGAACTCGAAGGAATGACAACCACTGCCCAACTGGCACAATCATATCAATAAGCCAAAGTGCTTTCGGATTGGCGCGAAAAGTTGACACAACGCTCGACTACGTCTCTCCGATAGCGAGCTTCGTCCGGAGATCCACGTGTGCAGGGTCATCGTCAGATATTCCGTAGTTCGCGAGCAGAATGAATATTCAAGGATAAGTTTGAAGAGATGGTAGAAACACAACTTACCAAGTTCGATGCAGCCGCCTTGTCGTTATCCATTGTTGCGACTCTTGCACACTATTTTACCAACATCATTCGGTTTCGTGATACAAATGTTCGCAGTTGATCGTCACGACATGAGATAACAGACTGTTCGTATTAATGATGTTTAGATAACGGATTTGGACCATACTCACGAGTTGTTACAAGTCTTGGTTAGACATCAAGCACTGCACTGCTTCAAATGATCATACTTAATTGGTTATACTGCAACGGATACATAATTTATGCTGTAATCGCATATTTCTACAAGAACAGAGCAGAATTATCGCTGGGCAAGTTAGCCGACGCACTTGTAAGCAGCCCTACCGTAGCGATAACGAACATACACTTATCAGCGTCAATGTCACTACGCATGTCATGTGATACGTGAGCATGTGAGAGTCGTAAGGTGTTACGATTTCACATAAACATACAGCAGGAGCATGGATCGGTTTGTGACCTCTTGCAAAAGTCGTTTTTCGATTTACGGAGTTGATTCGGTTTGAATTACGCTGGCGTAAAGCCAGGATAGTATGTTGTATTTTACAGAAAACGTGAGAATTTTCACTTGTGCCTATTTGCTCAGACAGTCaggataattaaaaataaatttatgctACCTTTCCAGGAAACAAAGCTAGGTTCAATCAAATTGGCTTCACGTAACAGACTATGAATGGTACGTCTTTACCGcattaataaaattgattctGGTTTTAAGATATGTATTGTTACATCGTGAGTCAGCTGGCGTTATCATGCTCATTCCGACACTAATTGGATAATGATTCGCATTCAACAAGCATCAGTACTGAATTTCGTTGATTGACACTTTGTTGGAATCGACACTAGGAGTAAGTCATGACGATCGGACGGCCGGAAACCTCAATAAGACTGGGATCTGGAGTTTCTCGATTTTACCGTAACTTGGCTGTCTTTTTTGTCGTGAGATCGGCCAGTTTCCCTGCGACACCAGGTGGCTATTTTCGGTACTTTTAACAACATGTGTGTTCCTTGGTTGGAAAGCACACGATTTTTTGCGCTCACGCTCAGCCGAACTACGAGAAAGATAGATGTTTATTTTGCTGTGTATTTTGAGTTTGGGGATTGGGATTTTAATACAGAAGACcctgtgaaataattaaataagaTTTGCATTATACAAAGCAATAAGTTACATAAATCCTTACAGACAATTGATCgtcttatatttatataataataaccacatatttatcatttatacAATCGTTTAAAGTGAACTTAGTGATTAGCTTATTGAACGTTATCATCGTCTACGACGGTTGAATTGATTATACATCTCTAAATCATGtcgtagaaaatgaaaatattacaggATTCCACAGTTTGGCTGATTGGCATTAAGTATTTAAGCCTCCTGACGCAGACGTTGTATGCCAGCACGCTGGTCAAATTGTGTAAAACATAAAACGATTGTTATGAGCCCGTTTGAGTATAAAATACTTCCAAGTAAGTTTGAGATGACGAGTTGTCGAAATAATTGGAAGACATTTGGCAATTCTGACATTTAACAGCGTTATAGCAACACACGCGTACAAAAGCGAGAGGAACAAAAGTCTTCGATGCAAGCAATACGACACTCGATTTCCTTGATTTACCACACTTCGATAAGGATAGTGTGGTATGATCAGTGTTACAGACTTTTAGAAACATATTTCAGCttgcttttttatttacttagttttttgtttgattttattattcactaagaatagtaaaaataacgCTCTAATAGTTGCATTCATCACTTCTGTCTTCGCAATCACACAGCAATAGTACATAATCAATTCTATACGGTCTCTAATTAATACATGTTACTTTATATTTCGCCAAAGTTGAGAATGCGACATACCGTTATATTCTTTTGAGACAGTTTCTCATCATTCCATTTGCATTCTTGATAACCGCCTCTGTGGGGAGGGACCTCGTCTAATCGTTCATGCAAATCTTGTTCGTCCCGATCGTACTTCTATTTCTCTTCCTCATTGATCAGCTTCAGTTTACATTTTGTAATTATCGCGTTTTTAATTGCGTTGAAAACTCGTTCAATCACTGAAAAATACATCAGCTTAATAGATATTACTTGAAAAAAGAGTTTTTCATTCAGTTAGAAATAGGCGACAAGTTCACTTCGAATAAACAAAACTGCCTTGCCACTGACCTGTCGCTGTTATCGGTTGTCGCCTCCTCGCTGCAGTCAAGGTCTAATTCACCTTGAATTGCGCTTTGGAGGTCGTCGATCCTTTGAAGAGCCAGACGCAAATCGTCGCGGGCAACTTTGGTCTCAGCCTCGGCTGCCTCCAAAGTTTTTTCAAGGTCGCGTCGAGCTCTCATGGTCTCGTGTTCCCGGGCAACGGCGGAACTTGCCTCATCGCGGGATTCCCTGAGGGAGCGTTGCAGCCTCCTCGCCGCGTCCTGCGCCGTTTGTTCCTTCGTGCGTAGAAGAGCTGCTTCGGTCTGCAGTTTATCCACGTTTTCCTTTAGTCTGGCGATCTGGGTCTGCAAAAGGAAAGAGATGAGCATTCATAACGCAGATGGACCACGAGTAGTTTTCGCTGTAGATGAAAATGAACCCTGACCTCCAATCGTGCTCTGGTAGTTTGCTCCAACTCCAGCTTACTTTCAAGCTCCTTTGTGCGGAACTCTAACCTTCGAGTTGCTAGGCTGTTTGCTGTTGGGTCACCAAGCTGTTCCACGGACTCGAGACGCTGCGAAAGTTCAGTTAGTTGATCTTTGAGTGACGATCTTTCGGCTTCTAAGGCTACCACTTGCGCCTGAGAATCTTGGAGTTGCGCCTGCTCGGCGGAAACCTGTTGCACCACTGCTCGATACTTCTTCAGAACCTGAGGGTACACCGATATTATTAAATACGTAAAGAGGACCCTGGAAGCATGATTTATGACTTGAAAAGAACCTTGAACCAAATCCTATGGGAGTTGAGCCCCGTTTCTACAATATTGTAATGCATACTAGTGGGTAGTGTATggtgtgtatattattaatacgCGTTAAatctcttttttatttgaaactgGGATATTGTGTACATTCTCTAACGGCCATTTGCTACCTGGATTATGCTAAACACCAAGAAAAATATCTGAAGCCACCAACTGAACACATAGAAAGAATTTTTGTGATGTTTGACACCTCCGATGAAGCGCCCGTTTTTGATGAACTTTAATTAACTACATCTTATAACGGACCCATGTTCGTacgttaaaatattttcttcttataCTCGGCTAGTACCATACACTGCTATATAAACCATTTGTGTACATCAGAGGCCCAGTTTCGGACAATGTTCAAGGAAAAGGATTACAAAGATGTTTACCAACCTCTGCCAGTTCTTCCTCGTTTTCCTCCAACTGAGAGCGTAACTCCGCTCGTTCCCTAGAGGCAACATTAGCTCGCTCGTCAGCTTCCGAGCGAAGGCGAGATGCTTCTTCAAGAGCAGCTTGGGTTTCGTTAAGTTCAAGTTCCAACGCCTGTTTTGCCTTGATGGCAACCGCCCGAGCGCATTCAGCGTCTTCCAGCTGATTTTTCAGTTGTCGAAGCGCAGCCTTGCCAGCAGAATCGCCTTTGGTTCGTTCCAACATGGTTTGCGCGTCACGTAGCAGCGCCCTTGTCCTTTTCAGGTCCCTCTTCAGTCTACATTAGAAGAATAGAAAATGATCGGTTAGTTATTTGAGCCGCAGAAGTTTTTAACTTCAACAGCAATCCTCaaatggatgaaaattgaaccGACCTTTGCATGTTTTCAGCATCTGTAGCGCGGTCAGTTCTATCCTGTTCTTCGAAAGCTACCAACCGACGTTCCAGGTCGTGTTTTTCTCGAAGAAGAATAGTCCGCTCTTCGTGTTCCGTCTCCAGTTGTGCCTCGAGAGCTTTGAGTTTTTTATGCGCATTGCCGCGCACTTCTTCCAGCTCCTCATCTCTCTGCTGCATTTCCTTCCGCATTTCTTTTCTCTGCTGTTCAATACTCATTTCTAGTCTCAGTTTTGCTTGTTCCAAAAGTTGTACTTGTCCAGCAAAGTCGTCCAACTCCTCTTCTTGGTCCTTAGTCTTCTTTTCCAGTTCGTGTTTCGCCTTTTTCAGCTGAGCAACTTCCTCCTCGGTCTTTCCGCCGAAAGTCAGATCCTCCAACTCCTGTGTAAGACTGTGCAGTCGTTCCTCTTTCAGTTCAATCTCTAGCCTGGCGTCCTGTTATCACAACATGTTCTTGTAATATGGTAAAATTTACGAGATTTCGATGTCCTAAACTATTGTTTCTGAAAGTTGACTTACACTCAAGTTTTGTTCAATGGTGAATTTCTCAGCAATCGCCAGTTCTTTTTCCCTGGTAATTCGTTCTCGTAGTGTTTTCTCTTGTCTGAGATCATCCATCAGATTTTGTGTCTCAGAATCAAATCTGGTAAAGAAAAACAGACGTTACACTGACATGGTGCACGTTACGGATACTGGTAATACCTTCGAGGCAAAAGTGATATATTTCTCTTATCGAAAGCTGGATTCAATCCAGTAACTAATAACGAACAGACACAGACCATCACGTATGCCAATGTAATTATTTACCGGTAGTGATGGTACTGTGGCGCTTGGATGAAAGCCAAACACTTGTTAGATCTGATGAATTGAGAAACTGACCAATGTAAATCATGCACATAATGGAAATAATCAACTCTGCAGTAAAACGAAATTGCAGAGTGTTCCATTTCTAAATTTACTATCGGAGCTTTCGAAAGACTACCTACTATGTATAGAACGGAAAACGTTTCCACTCACTTGCGTTGTTTCTTTTCCAAAAGATTATTTCTCGCCGTTTGTTCCTCGAGCAGCAAACGCAAGTCGTGCATTTCTCCGTTCAGCTTTTGCACTCGGCGTTTCCATTGACCAACGACCTGTCGTTGTTCCTCAACCTCCTCGTAGGCATCCGCCAACTAAAGAAGATTATGATGAAGATTTTAGTttagtatttttaaattgaaatatatttcaagtGGTACGCTGTGGTGTCTGATTCCAAGACGTGGTATAGGTGCTGGTAAAAATAACCGTACCGCAAGGGAGTGGTACctgatttttaataacaacTATGAAGCTCACCTTCTTCTCGAGTTGTTTCTTGAGGCCAACCAGCTGCTCGAGGTCGTCTTCGTGTTGCTGAGCCATCTTCCGCTTGGTAAATTCAAGTTCCCTGACGGCATGTTCGTACCTCTGCTTGTAGACACCTCCTTCGTCGCCGTCCTCACCGTCGGATGCAACCCCGTTAAGATCGGCAGCTCTTGCGTACAACAGTTCCATTTCCAGTCGCTCGGTTGTCTGCTGGAGGTTTTTATTCTCCTGGGTAACATCCTGGAGCTCACGTTCCAGCCTGAGACGCTCCGATGTCTCGGCGTCGATTCGTTCGGCAGCAAGGGTCGAGGTCGAGTGTTCCTCGGCGAAGTCAGCGGTGATTTCGCTCAActggaaaagaaaatggacAGAGACCATTCGGTCAAATATCACTATCGTAGAACTCGGCCAATTCCCCTAAGCTCTCGCGAGTTCTTAAAAAGTAATTTATGCTTTACTCGCTACCTCGTCACCGTCGCATTCCGACAGCGTTCTGTCCTCAGACAATCGAGACAGAGTACCCGAGGGACTTTTCGCGACGCTGTTGCTTCTACTGAAGTACTGAAAACCCTTTATCATGATATTGGTCGCACTGCGGCTTCGGCCTAAGGGACGATGCTTGTCGTTGTGAGGTAGGCTGGTCAAGGATCCAAACTCCGTCGCTTCATCCTTGTGCCCCAAGCTCTTCCACTCGTCCATCACGTGATCCGTCCGCTGAAGGAACTCCGAAATCCTTGAGGACAGAAAAGAAGAAGCGGTGGCGGGCTCTAGATGTGCAGCGGTCGGCCGAAAGGATTGGCGAACCTTCTGCTTCTCGATACCTAGGACAAAATTGAGACTGGCATCGAAAACGACCGGCGCCTGTTCCTTGTCTTGCAGTTCGTCGAGATTCATGGGCATAGACTCCTGGGGGAACGTTCTTCTGGGAATCGGTGACGTTCCCGAATGTGAACTGACCGAGCCAACGGACGGTGACCTTGTTGACCGGGAAAGAACCGGAGTAATTGATCTGCAGCTTTTCGAACCGATTGATAAGCATGGTGATGGGCTTCTGCTGATAATTTTTGTCGATGCGTTTGGTTTTATTATAGCAATTTTGTTCAACGGTCTTTGCTGAAACGAATTCGGAGGAAGGGGCGGCCTTCGCGAATGATTACCGACGATCCCAGCAGCGAGATCACTAGTCATCGACTTTCTGATCGGCATCTGTTGTCTCCTCGCTGCATTGTAGCCGCACCCATTTTCCACGAAACACGAACCCATCGGCGATGGTATGGGTCCAGCATACATAGTAGGCGCTAGAGGCATTTCTAAATCTCTCAATtggagattttttattcaaagagAAAGCCGAGGAGTGCCCGTCGGCCGCATCATGCCCGTATAGGTCTGACAGATGTGTCGAGACGTCCGACCGTTGTTTCAAGTACTTTTTGTCACGTACTATGATACAAGACAAGATGGTGCATTGTCCGCATAATTGTAAGACCTCTGTGTAAGCCTATTGTTGAGAATTTCCTGTCACTCGCACTGACTACATCGTCGCACTGTTACAACGATGTTGTAAAACAATTTCTCTGAATGAAACGGCGCATGAATCAACACTTCCTTTGCTTTAAACCTTACATCCAACATGTACTACTCACTCCGTCTTGTTCTATGTAATTCGCACTCATCACGCATTAGCTAGGGTGCTATATTGAAACGGAGAACGAACTGGTTACGTTACGTGATACTGAATTCTTTGAGCTGGTCCGATTCGCAGATTTTAGATGAACTTCGGTTGCGTAATACTGACATTCGGTAACCGGGATACTTTTGAATAGCTCGAAGAACCGGCCGACCGAAGAGGTGGATTGCAACTGCCGTTTGCCTTCGACCCCCAGAGGTGTACTGTTAGCAAAACGTTCGTGGAAACGGAGGTGGTGGAGGAGGTGGTCACCTCTGAGTTATTCTGAGAAAAGGCAGACGGAATTGGCCATTGGCCAACTACTGGCTGTCCCTCTTCTCCGGGGTGGAAGGGTTGGAGAAGATGCATTTAAGCAAAACACGATTGAGGAGAGAGAATCGAGTTGACGACGCGTAGCAATCAGCAGAGATCGCTGATTAATTAGGAGTTTGTTCCTATTTTACAGAATCGCTAGCAATCAAAGAATATTAACTGCCGGTATCCGCGCACgtatttttctacatttcacTTCGAGGAAAAAACGTTCTGCTAGACGCTTATTACATTTCTTGTCGAATAACAACCATCGAGAAAATTCGGCCCAACAAATTAGCATTTCGAATCTGGGACTCAGGAGCCAGGAATATTCTTACACGCTTGTCGAATCTGTTTACTGATGCGCATACGGCCTCAATCGGTTGCTGCAACGGCTCATCAAAGGAGTGAGAAACATGATAGTAAACTCTAATTCGCTTCTGAAAATAAGGATACTTTTCTGTTTCTAAAGGATGGGTGTCAAATTATACTTGAGAAACATCAACCGAACCTGACATCCCTTTGAAGCTCACCTTCAAGGGGTTCCTTTCATTTATGATGAAGCATCCGACAGTCTTGATTATGTAAGCTATCGGGAAGTAAGCTCATTTCACGAGTTTAATAATATGAACTGAATCATTAGGGGTCAGGCAGAAGATCCTCTATCGTCCATCTATTCGTTCATCCGGCTGCAACTCGAGGTCTCTTGTTCTTATTGAATCTGTCCACTGCCAATCCAACGTCCGATGGTTTATGTGCAGCAGGTGTGCGAATCCCATGAGCCGTCACCTTTTACTAACAGGAGACAGCGAGACGAGGTCGACGAACTAGTCGTTCAATTCCGGGTACTCTTGTCCTCTTCTCAGGATAGACCGATGTTTTTATTCACTTTCAGCCCTTTTTTGGTTACTCTTTTGAGGAGGTAAAGAGTTTAGCCGATTCATCCTCCACGTGGATGTTCATCGAGAATGGAATTCGACGTTTTCCAAGTATCCGATTAACCATCCAACCAATGTTATCATCGCGGAGAACGTCGTCTTCAACTGACAATAGCAAGCCGTCTCAAGTAGACCTTATAAAAGTTACGGACGGTTTGTATCCATTTACTATTCGTCGTATAAAAGCTTTTTCCGTCTCTTTTCCGCTCTTGCGATCTCGTACATTTCGTATTCAAAGCCACAAATAAGATCCACGTAATTAAATGCTCGTTTGATTGCTAAGTGCGAACCTGTCTTCACCGGGTAGACTCGTCACATTATGAAACACGCAACGAATTTCGTTCTTATCTGATCTTCACATGCAATCCTACAGATTTGGCAACTTACGTATTCGGCACTAGAAAACATCCAGATCATCGTCGAAATACcaaatggcaaaaaaaaaaaaaaaaaaaaatgcgcgATATGCGTATCGACGGGTTAATAATATACGAAAAAACTCtcggtattttattattccaaCTCTCACATGAACGTTAACTGAACGTCGGACACTTCGAACTTCACGACTGACGATCGGGAGACCGTCCAAGAATTCTGTGCATTGTGATTCCAGCATCTATTCACGCCTTCAATTACACGGATTCAAAAGATTTAATTGGAACGCACAAAAGCCTCGCTACGTGTCGGCTAATTCAAGTTTATTATAACAGGTTTTGACTATAGATTGTCGTCAACCTACTTACAtactgataaaaaatgatacataTGTAGGTACGTATTTTTCTTTAGACTCACcttattttccaatttgtcGTTGTCGTGCTTCAGGTGATTTCGCTCTTGTTCCAGCCTTTCAACCTTGGCCCTCAGGACCTCGAGTTCTTCCTGCAAACCAATCAAATTGATGTGAGCAAAGCACTTTCTACCTCCCAAATCTTTACGGGGTAATTTGGCATTCAAATACAGTTTTGAATATGTAAACGTGAAAACTACAGTTACTACAGAACGTTTGAAGAACCAACGACTCACCGTTCTTGCCTTGAGCTGATCTTCGGTGCGGTGAACATTGAGGAGTGGTGCTACTTTAACGTAGAGACGCCACCAGGGCCATTCTCGTACAGACATCAACTTCCTCACGTTTCTTTGTATACACCGCACTGCCATGTCTTGCAACTGTTAcataaaagtgttttacaTTTGCAACAAGATTTCCAATAGTCGGAAAAAGTTGAcgttaatcatttttatgGTTCTTGATCATGGTATTCGGCATAATTGCAAAGTCAGTTAACGGCTTCGACGCTTACCTTCAAGGTGTTGAGCTTACGACGTGCAAGATATCCGCGGCATCTTGCTTGCAGCAAGATTACGTGACCGGTTAACTTCTCATCCCTCTGAGACTCGAGTTGTTCCAACGCTCCAGAGCGGAAAAATATCTGTCAACGGAAATGGACACGCGTCCAATTTAACTAGATAACGACACTTCGCTTGATGCGAGATAAAAGCGATACAGTTACAACGTGTGGCTTGATATTATTATGCCAGTATTCTTATTTATACCAACGTGTTAATATACCTGCTGCATGAATACAAAGGCATCCCTTATGattatttacatttaaatGAATGCTAAGCAATAAACGAAACAACAACGGATGAGCATTGGGAGGAAATCAAGGCCCTaacttgttgaaaatttcattgcaaattataataatactcGCTGTCCACGGTCAACGGCCGAGGGAAATCTTGGCAAAAGTTGAAGTTGACTGTAAACAAGATGAATGCGGTGTGATCTGTCAACGAATTTGGCGGTCAGAAGGATCGAGCGATCCAAACTTCTGTTAGCATGATttaaaagaataaaagtaaTTCAA is a window encoding:
- the LOC124296957 gene encoding facilitated trehalose transporter Tret1-like isoform X2, which produces MVDRTEITGSCQHKTDPNGRTQWKQWMGSITATMSMISAGTVYGWYTTCISRLTSPEAQVHFTTDEGGWLLSLTVVGSMIGPFIGAAMADSIGRKKTLLISVLYFIIGWVTVIFARSVTTYYVARLILGIGVGVSYTVNPMYVSEVADINIRGALGTLIATNVFTGSLFACVVGYWASIQVLTMILLSVPILFLATFIWFPESPYHLAAKGRYEEAMAAIKFFKGIQDEVEVREELDFILRNINENIDRQSFREKLSELRRPNNRRALFIVIGLIAAQQLSGSFTTTSYLEDLFKDAHIALDPDLATCIVLAVSLVSCTLSTYTVEKAGRRPLLFASTLGTTTTLGILATYILLETRTSIDISVVNWIPILDVILFQIAYQIGLGTLTNSLIGELFPTNVKGIAGATITVTDGILGSTISKLYQVIGDHLGIYVVYYFFTGSCLLAFFFVLAFVPETKNKTFAQIQIDLGDSELRCVKRRNKD
- the LOC124296957 gene encoding facilitated trehalose transporter Tret1-like isoform X1 gives rise to the protein MDNDKAAASNLVDRTEITGSCQHKTDPNGRTQWKQWMGSITATMSMISAGTVYGWYTTCISRLTSPEAQVHFTTDEGGWLLSLTVVGSMIGPFIGAAMADSIGRKKTLLISVLYFIIGWVTVIFARSVTTYYVARLILGIGVGVSYTVNPMYVSEVADINIRGALGTLIATNVFTGSLFACVVGYWASIQVLTMILLSVPILFLATFIWFPESPYHLAAKGRYEEAMAAIKFFKGIQDEVEVREELDFILRNINENIDRQSFREKLSELRRPNNRRALFIVIGLIAAQQLSGSFTTTSYLEDLFKDAHIALDPDLATCIVLAVSLVSCTLSTYTVEKAGRRPLLFASTLGTTTTLGILATYILLETRTSIDISVVNWIPILDVILFQIAYQIGLGTLTNSLIGELFPTNVKGIAGATITVTDGILGSTISKLYQVIGDHLGIYVVYYFFTGSCLLAFFFVLAFVPETKNKTFAQIQIDLGDSELRCVKRRNKD
- the LOC124296957 gene encoding facilitated trehalose transporter Tret1-like isoform X3 — protein: MSMISAGTVYGWYTTCISRLTSPEAQVHFTTDEGGWLLSLTVVGSMIGPFIGAAMADSIGRKKTLLISVLYFIIGWVTVIFARSVTTYYVARLILGIGVGVSYTVNPMYVSEVADINIRGALGTLIATNVFTGSLFACVVGYWASIQVLTMILLSVPILFLATFIWFPESPYHLAAKGRYEEAMAAIKFFKGIQDEVEVREELDFILRNINENIDRQSFREKLSELRRPNNRRALFIVIGLIAAQQLSGSFTTTSYLEDLFKDAHIALDPDLATCIVLAVSLVSCTLSTYTVEKAGRRPLLFASTLGTTTTLGILATYILLETRTSIDISVVNWIPILDVILFQIAYQIGLGTLTNSLIGELFPTNVKGIAGATITVTDGILGSTISKLYQVIGDHLGIYVVYYFFTGSCLLAFFFVLAFVPETKNKTFAQIQIDLGDSELRCVKRRNKD